A single genomic interval of Lactococcus sp. S-13 harbors:
- the menH gene encoding 2-succinyl-6-hydroxy-2,4-cyclohexadiene-1-carboxylate synthase has protein sequence MTKFREEIIEIKGRAYAVRRHGAGKILFALHGFSETSATWDALDLAGYEIFAIDLLGHGKSEKPVDLAAYQLENILTDLALLFSKLTKNKPFSLLGYSMGGRLALRFCLAFPDAPVEHLLVESAGAGLKTEEERASRRIADEKLARNILANGSGWFADFWGQLSLFESQKALPQAVQERIWQRRANNVPLALAQTLRGTGQGELADISNKIKTLKPNLLYLYGELDHKYSQIAKEIFAPNPSVTVIGLPACGHNAHLENPQLYQQILQNYLAESVCDIIKKDD, from the coding sequence CGCGCCTACGCGGTGAGACGTCACGGTGCGGGTAAAATCCTCTTTGCCTTGCACGGTTTTTCGGAAACTTCGGCAACTTGGGATGCCTTGGATTTGGCAGGTTATGAAATTTTTGCCATTGATCTTTTGGGACATGGAAAATCAGAAAAACCTGTGGATTTAGCAGCTTACCAACTCGAAAATATACTGACGGATTTGGCACTCTTATTTTCCAAATTGACAAAAAACAAGCCTTTTTCGCTCCTGGGCTATTCAATGGGTGGACGGTTGGCTTTGCGCTTTTGCTTGGCTTTTCCTGATGCGCCTGTTGAGCATTTGCTTGTGGAATCGGCAGGAGCCGGTCTAAAAACTGAGGAAGAACGCGCTTCTCGCCGGATTGCTGACGAAAAGTTGGCACGCAATATCTTGGCAAATGGCTCAGGCTGGTTTGCTGATTTTTGGGGTCAACTTTCACTTTTTGAGTCACAAAAAGCGCTCCCTCAAGCTGTGCAAGAAAGAATTTGGCAAAGGCGTGCTAATAATGTGCCTCTTGCCTTAGCTCAAACCTTGCGTGGGACTGGTCAGGGCGAACTTGCTGATATTTCAAATAAAATCAAAACACTCAAGCCCAACTTGCTTTATCTTTACGGTGAGCTGGATCACAAATACAGTCAAATTGCGAAAGAGATATTCGCTCCCAATCCCTCTGTGACAGTGATTGGGCTACCAGCTTGTGGGCATAATGCACATCTGGAAAATCCGCAACTTTATCAGCAAATCCTGCAAAACTATTTGGCTGAAAGCGTTTGTGATATAATAAAAAAAGACGATTAG
- the menB gene encoding 1,4-dihydroxy-2-naphthoyl-CoA synthase — MSKFNWVALERNYEDIIYETYDGIAKITINRPEVRNAFRPKTVVEMIDAFSIARDDTNIGVIILTGANHGKGEDKEAFCSGGDQKVRGNGGYVGEDQIPRLNVLDLQHLIRITPKPVIAMVNGFAIGGGHVLHIVCDLTIASENAKFGQTGPRVGSFDAGYGAGLLAAMVGQKKAREIWFLCRQYTAQEAMDMGMVNTVVPFDRLEEETVQWAQEMLALSPMALRMLKGSMNAATDGLAGLQQFAGDATLMFYTTDEAKEGRDAFKEKRKPDFDQFPKFP; from the coding sequence ATGTCAAAATTTAACTGGGTGGCGCTTGAGCGCAACTATGAAGATATTATTTATGAAACTTATGATGGCATTGCTAAAATTACCATCAATCGTCCGGAAGTCCGCAATGCTTTCCGTCCTAAAACCGTCGTTGAAATGATTGATGCTTTTAGCATTGCGCGTGATGATACTAACATCGGCGTGATTATTTTGACTGGTGCAAATCATGGAAAAGGTGAAGATAAAGAAGCCTTTTGTTCTGGTGGTGACCAAAAAGTACGTGGAAATGGTGGTTATGTTGGTGAAGACCAAATTCCTCGTTTGAACGTTTTAGATTTGCAACATTTGATTCGGATTACACCAAAACCTGTCATTGCCATGGTAAATGGTTTTGCCATTGGTGGAGGTCACGTGTTACATATTGTTTGTGATTTGACGATCGCTTCTGAAAACGCAAAATTTGGTCAAACTGGTCCACGTGTTGGTTCTTTTGATGCTGGTTATGGTGCTGGTTTACTTGCCGCTATGGTTGGGCAAAAGAAAGCACGTGAAATCTGGTTCCTCTGCCGTCAATATACTGCCCAAGAAGCAATGGACATGGGAATGGTTAATACTGTTGTTCCATTTGACCGTCTCGAAGAAGAAACGGTTCAATGGGCCCAAGAAATGCTTGCCCTCTCACCAATGGCACTTCGTATGCTCAAAGGTTCAATGAATGCTGCAACTGACGGACTTGCTGGACTGCAACAATTTGCAGGAGATGCAACACTTATGTTCTATACGACGGATGAAGCTAAAGAAGGACGCGATGCTTTCAAAGAAAAACGCAAACCTGATTTTGATCAATTTCCAAAATTCCCATAA